Proteins found in one Carassius auratus strain Wakin chromosome 12, ASM336829v1, whole genome shotgun sequence genomic segment:
- the LOC113112056 gene encoding somatostatin receptor type 2-like, translating to METSKPLGMFYDNVSIVDLDSGAINNVYIREDFDAFSVTVAVLYLAVCVVGLAGNSLVIVTILKLDKMSSATTVYIFNLALADGLFMVGLPFIAIQNFQDQWIFGEAVCKLVMVLDGINQFTSVFCLTVMSVDRYMALVDPVRFARWRTPRRAKIIATLMWFISLFPVLPMAIHFSASYGFCTVDPDVASDSWWLAFLSYTFVLGFALPFTVMIVFYTALLVTLRNAREQTSSLESHRFETQVTKMVVAVVLVFGICWLPFYVFNFCSLYLIDPVLDFARGFEFVVLLSYSWSCANPILYACLSETFRRHFHTLLCPHKSSRTHCDRDTEGFVLHDTNVQSMLA from the coding sequence ATGGAAACCTCAAAACCTTTGGGAATGTTTTACGACAACGTGTCGATCGTGGATCTGGACAGCGGCGCGATAAACAACGTCTACATTCGGGAGGACTTCGATGCTTTCAGCGTCACCGTGGCCGTCTTGTACCTGGCCGTGTGCGTCGTGGGATTGGCCGGGAACTCGCTGGTCATCGTCACCATTCTGAAACTGGACAAAATGTCTTCGGCTACCACCGTCTACATTTTCAACTTGGCTTTGgcggatggcctcttcatggtgGGACTCCCGTTCATCGCCATCCAAAACTTCCAGGACCAGTGGATCTTCGGAGAAGCCGTCTGTAAGCTGGTGATGGTTCTGGATGGCATCAATCAGTTCACAAGCGTGTTCTGTTTAACGGTGATGAGTGTTGATCGTTATATGGCTCTTGTAGACCCGGTGCGCTTCGCTCGTTGGCGGACGCCTCGGCGTGCGAAGATCATCGCCACATTAATGTGGTTCATCTCTCTGTTTCCAGTGCTTCCGATGGCTATACACTTTTCGGCCAGCTATGGTTTCTGCACCGTTGACCCTGATGTTGCATCTGACTCCTGGTGGTTGGCTTTTCTTAGCTACACATTCGTACTGGGCTTCGCCTTACCGTTCACCGTAATGATCGTGTTTTACACGGCACTTCTAGTGACTCTGAGAAACGCCAGAGAGCAAACGTCTTCACTGGAAAGTCACAGGTTTGAGACACAGGTTACTAAGATGGTAGTGGCGGTTGTTTTGGTGTTTGGCATCTGCTGGCTGCCGTTCTACGTCTTCAACTTTTGCTCTCTGTACCTAATAGACCCGGTGCTTGATTTCGCGCGTGGCTTTGAGTTTGTGGTGCTGCTGTCGTACTCGTGGAGCTGCGCCAATCCAATACTGTACGCATGTTTGTCGGAAACCTTTCGAAGGCATTTCCACACCCTCCTTTGCCCTCACAAGAGCTCACGGACTCACTGCGACAGAGACACCGAGGGCTTTGTTTTGCATGACACCAACGTACAAAGCATGCTGGCTTAG
- the LOC113112054 gene encoding somatostatin receptor type 2-like, giving the protein MGTEWTFMSNPNMSLPDRLFNNSFFPGNESDFGLEISNSTDPGFNPTSSAVITFVYFVVCAVGLCGNALVIYVILRYAKMKTVTNIYILNLAVADVLCMLSLPFIAIQLLLLHWPFGSAICRIVLTLDSMNQFTSIFFLTVMSFDRYLAVVHPIKSTKWRKPRMAKSISLAMWVISLLVNLPIMIYSGVNVKKNEARTCTMLWPEPQNTFYTVFIFYTFFLGFFLPLIVICMCYLLIVIKVKSSGMRVCSSKRKRSERKVTRMVSIVVVVFVLCWLPFYVFNVTSVTGTVPTTPVLKSTFDFVVVLGYANSCANPILYAFLSDNFKKSFQNVLCLKRVGGLDEIERSDSRQDRTRMVNDVMSETHNAALLNGDLQTSI; this is encoded by the coding sequence ATGGGCACAGAATGGACATTTATGTCCAATCCCAACATGTCCCTTCCTGATCGCCTGTTCAATAACAGTTTCTTCCCCGGGAACGAGTCTGATTTTGGTCTGGAGATTTCCAATAGCACCGACCCTGGCTTCAACCCAACCAGCTCAGCAGTCATCACATTCGTGTACTTCGTGGTCTGCGCGGTGGGGCTCTGTGGGAACGCCCTGGTCATTTACGTCATCCTGCGCTACGCCAAGATGAAGACCGTCACGAACATCTACATCCTGAACCTGGCCGTGGCAGATGTCCTGTGCATGCTGAGCTTGCCTTTCATCGCCATTCAGCTCTTGCTGCTCCACTGGCCCTTCGGATCGGCGATATGCCGCATCGTCCTAACATTGGACTCCATGAACCAGTTCACCAGCATCTTCTTCCTGACGGTCATGAGCTTCGATCGATACCTGGCCGTGGTGCATCCCATCAAATCCACCAAGTGGCGAAAGCCGCGCATGGCCAAAAGCATCAGCCTGGCCATGTGGGTCATCTCTCTGCTGGTCAACCTGCCCATTATGATCTACAGCGGAGTGAACGTTAAAAAGAACGAGGCGAGGACGTGTACCATGTTGTGGCCAGAGCCACAGAACACCTTCTACACCGTTTTCATCTTCTACACCTTCTTCTTGGGGTTTTTCTTACCGCTGATCGTCATCTGCATGTGCTACCTGCTCATCGTCATAAAGGTGAAATCCTCCGGCATGCGAGTCTGCTCCAGCAAACGAAAGCGCTCGGAGCGGAAAGTCACCCGTATGGTGTCTATCGTAGTAGTGGTGTTCGTCTTATGCTGGCTACCTTTCTACGTGTTCAACGTGACGTCTGTGACCGGAACGGTTCCCACCACACCTGTGCTGAAGAGCACCTTTGACTTCGTGGTGGTGCTGGGATACGCCAACAGCTGCGCCAACCCCATCCTCTACGCCTTCTTGTCGGACAACTTCAAGAAGAGCTTCCAAAACGTCCTGTGTCTTAAGAGAGTCGGGGGCTTGGACGAGATCGAGCGCAGCGACAGTCGACAGGACAGGACTCGGATGGTCAACGACGTCATGTCTGAGACGCACAACGCCGCGCTGCTCAACGGAGACCTTCAGACCAGCATCTGA